In Gammaproteobacteria bacterium, a single window of DNA contains:
- a CDS encoding molecular chaperone TorD family protein translates to MSTTGEPTIEPEQRYRASAYALLAALLRAPPEQALLDHVVELSPESDPESDELSLAMAELAGAAQKVRPADLEDEYNRLFIGLGGGEVVPYGSWYLTGYLMEQPLSDLRDDLRALGFERNPDVSEPEDHAAAIFEVFSVMITDSVDLERQRAFFERHMKSWISRFFDDLSEAKSADFYGFVARFGVAFYSLEKTYLSMQI, encoded by the coding sequence ATGTCAACCACCGGCGAACCAACGATCGAACCGGAACAGCGTTACCGGGCATCGGCCTATGCGTTGCTGGCGGCCTTGCTGAGGGCACCGCCGGAGCAGGCCTTGCTGGATCACGTGGTGGAGCTGTCACCGGAAAGTGACCCTGAATCCGATGAACTCTCGCTGGCAATGGCAGAGCTCGCAGGCGCTGCCCAGAAGGTGCGTCCGGCCGACCTGGAAGATGAATACAACCGCCTCTTTATCGGCCTTGGCGGGGGTGAAGTCGTTCCCTACGGATCCTGGTACCTGACCGGTTACCTGATGGAACAACCGCTGAGTGATTTGCGTGATGACCTGCGTGCGCTCGGTTTTGAGCGCAATCCGGATGTTAGTGAGCCAGAGGACCACGCTGCCGCGATCTTCGAGGTATTTTCCGTCATGATCACAGACTCGGTAGATCTCGAGCGTCAGCGAGCATTTTTCGAAAGGCACATGAAAAGCTGGATATCGCGCTTTTTTGACGATCTGAGCGAGGCGAAATCGGCAGATTTTTATGGATTCGTGGCGCGATTTGGAGTAGCCTTCTATAGTTTGGAAAAAACTTACCTATCTATGCAGATATAA
- a CDS encoding twin-arginine translocation signal domain-containing protein, giving the protein MKYNSQPKDQERRAFIKKSTLAGAAVAATTMAGSAVAQVSDETTEKPVQKGYQLTSHVLDYYKSAGI; this is encoded by the coding sequence GTGAAATACAACAGTCAACCGAAGGATCAGGAACGCAGAGCATTTATCAAAAAGTCCACGTTAGCCGGAGCGGCCGTGGCAGCCACGACGATGGCCGGCAGCGCCGTCGCCCAAGTCAGCGATGAAACCACCGAAAAACCAGTCCAGAAGGGTTACCAGTTAACCTCGCACGTCCTCGACTATTACAAGTCAGCTGGCATTTAA
- a CDS encoding formate dehydrogenase subunit alpha encodes MKKLIKSSSSVDKSKVARPCKSVPGAISRRTFLRNSSLMAGGAALATTVSPVMMKKADAAVAAGGKIEQVKTICTHCSVGCGIIAEVQNGVWTGQEPAFDHPFNKGAHCAKGASIREHGHGPRRLKYPTKLVDGKWKKISWDEAINEIGDKMLEIRDKSGPDSVFWLGSAKHSNEQAYLFRKFAAMWGTNNVDHQARICHSTTVAGVANTWGYGAMTNSYNDIHHSKAILLIGSNPTEAHPVALQHIFKAKEENNAPVIVIDPRFTRTAAHANHYLKIRPGTDVAIIWGMMWHIFENGWEDKEFIRQRVYGMDDVMKEVKKWNPAEVERVSGVPEDQVYAATKAMADNRPGTFIWCMGGTQHTIGNNNTRAYCAFQLALGNMGVSGGGANIFRGHDNVQGATDLGVLSNTLPGYYGLSAGSWKHWSRVWDLDYEWIKGQFDSGSYEQSKGKDVPVMNTKGIPVSRWIDGVLEDKANIAQKDNLRAMFFWGHAPNSQTRGVEQKKAMEKLEMMVIVDPYPTASAVMPDRKDGIYLLPASTQMETYGSVTASNRSFQWRSKVIEPLFESLPDQTIMYKLAKKLGLADQLFKNIKVNGEEPLVEDILREINRGMWTIGYTGQSPERLKKHQENWGTFDYDTLKAEGGPADGDYYGLPWPSWGPPEMNHPGTPNLYDTSKNVADGGLTFRARFGVERNGTNLLAEGSYGKGSDIKDGYPEFSADVLKKLGWWDDLTAAEKKAAEGKNWKTDLSGGIQRVAIKHGCSPFGNAKARAMVWTFPDPVPIHREPLYTSRRDLVEKYPTYEDRKSFWRLPTRYKSIQATDFSKDYPIILTSGRLVEYEGGGDETRSNAWLAELQQDMFVEIHPRDANNAGIKDGDDVWVEGAEKAKVKVKAMVTRRVGSGVAFMPFHFAGHMQGENLLDKYPEGAAPYILGEAANTAFTYGYDSVTQMQESKCSLCRITKA; translated from the coding sequence ATGAAAAAATTAATCAAATCATCGTCCAGCGTCGATAAATCAAAAGTCGCCAGGCCTTGCAAGTCGGTGCCCGGGGCAATTAGTCGTCGTACCTTCTTAAGAAATTCGAGCCTGATGGCGGGTGGCGCGGCGCTCGCGACCACGGTGTCGCCGGTGATGATGAAAAAAGCCGATGCGGCGGTTGCGGCCGGCGGTAAAATCGAACAAGTCAAGACGATTTGCACGCATTGCTCGGTTGGTTGCGGCATTATCGCGGAAGTTCAAAACGGCGTCTGGACAGGGCAGGAGCCGGCTTTCGATCATCCTTTCAATAAGGGCGCGCACTGCGCCAAGGGTGCGTCGATCCGTGAACACGGGCATGGCCCACGTCGCCTCAAGTATCCAACCAAGCTGGTTGACGGGAAATGGAAAAAGATTTCCTGGGACGAGGCGATCAATGAAATCGGCGACAAGATGCTCGAAATTCGTGACAAGTCGGGTCCCGATTCGGTGTTCTGGCTGGGTTCTGCCAAGCACAGCAACGAGCAGGCTTACCTGTTCCGCAAGTTCGCGGCCATGTGGGGCACCAATAATGTCGACCACCAGGCGCGTATCTGTCATTCGACCACGGTTGCCGGGGTAGCAAATACCTGGGGCTACGGTGCGATGACGAATTCCTACAATGATATCCATCATTCCAAGGCAATATTATTGATCGGTTCCAACCCGACCGAAGCGCACCCGGTCGCGTTGCAGCATATCTTCAAGGCCAAGGAAGAAAACAATGCGCCGGTGATCGTCATTGATCCGCGCTTCACCCGTACCGCAGCGCACGCCAATCACTATCTCAAGATTCGTCCCGGCACCGACGTGGCGATTATCTGGGGCATGATGTGGCATATCTTCGAAAACGGCTGGGAAGACAAGGAATTTATCCGCCAGCGGGTTTACGGCATGGATGACGTCATGAAGGAAGTCAAGAAGTGGAACCCGGCCGAAGTCGAACGCGTTAGCGGTGTGCCGGAAGACCAGGTTTATGCAGCCACCAAGGCGATGGCGGATAACCGTCCCGGCACCTTCATCTGGTGCATGGGCGGTACCCAGCACACTATCGGTAACAACAATACCCGTGCTTATTGTGCGTTCCAGCTGGCGCTCGGTAACATGGGCGTCTCGGGTGGCGGCGCCAATATATTCCGCGGCCACGACAATGTCCAAGGGGCCACCGATCTCGGTGTACTTTCCAACACCCTGCCCGGGTACTACGGTCTTTCCGCGGGTTCGTGGAAGCACTGGTCGCGCGTCTGGGACCTCGACTACGAATGGATCAAGGGCCAGTTCGATAGCGGTAGCTACGAGCAGAGCAAGGGTAAAGATGTCCCGGTCATGAATACCAAGGGAATTCCGGTATCACGCTGGATCGACGGCGTGCTCGAAGACAAGGCAAACATTGCCCAGAAAGATAACCTGAGGGCAATGTTCTTCTGGGGTCACGCGCCCAACAGCCAGACTCGCGGCGTCGAGCAGAAAAAGGCGATGGAAAAGCTCGAGATGATGGTCATCGTCGATCCTTATCCGACCGCATCAGCGGTAATGCCGGACCGTAAAGACGGAATCTACCTGCTGCCGGCATCGACGCAGATGGAAACCTACGGTTCGGTGACAGCTTCCAACCGCTCGTTCCAGTGGCGTTCGAAAGTCATCGAGCCACTGTTCGAGTCACTGCCAGATCAAACCATTATGTACAAACTGGCGAAAAAACTGGGTCTGGCCGATCAACTGTTCAAGAACATCAAAGTCAACGGCGAGGAACCACTGGTTGAAGACATCCTGCGCGAAATCAATCGCGGCATGTGGACCATCGGTTACACCGGCCAGAGCCCGGAACGTCTGAAGAAGCACCAGGAGAACTGGGGCACCTTCGATTACGACACCCTGAAAGCCGAAGGCGGTCCCGCCGACGGCGACTACTACGGCCTGCCATGGCCTTCATGGGGACCCCCGGAAATGAACCATCCGGGTACGCCGAACCTGTATGACACCTCCAAGAACGTGGCGGATGGTGGTTTGACTTTCCGCGCCCGCTTCGGGGTAGAACGTAACGGAACCAACCTGCTTGCAGAAGGTTCTTATGGTAAAGGTTCTGATATCAAAGATGGTTATCCTGAATTCAGCGCCGATGTTTTGAAGAAACTGGGCTGGTGGGATGACCTGACCGCGGCAGAAAAGAAGGCGGCCGAGGGCAAGAACTGGAAAACCGACCTGTCCGGCGGCATTCAGCGGGTCGCAATCAAGCACGGCTGTTCGCCGTTCGGAAACGCCAAGGCCCGAGCGATGGTCTGGACCTTCCCGGATCCGGTGCCCATTCATCGCGAGCCGTTATACACGTCGCGACGTGACCTGGTCGAGAAGTACCCGACCTACGAGGATCGCAAGTCGTTCTGGCGCCTGCCGACGCGTTACAAGTCGATCCAGGCCACCGATTTCAGCAAGGATTATCCGATAATCCTAACCTCCGGACGACTGGTCGAGTACGAGGGCGGTGGCGACGAAACCCGCTCCAACGCCTGGCTGGCCGAATTGCAGCAGGACATGTTCGTGGAAATCCATCCACGTGATGCCAACAACGCCGGCATCAAGGATGGCGACGATGTCTGGGTCGAAGGCGCCGAAAAGGCCAAGGTCAAGGTCAAGGCGATGGTAACGCGCCGGGTTGGTTCCGGGGTCGCTTTCATGCCGTTCCACTTTGCCGGGCATATGCAAGGCGAGAACCTGCTGGATAAATACCCGGAAGGCGCGGCACCCTACATCCTGGGTGAAGCGGCCAATACGGCATTTACTTATGGCTACGATTCGGTGACGCAGATGCAGGAATCGAAATGCAGCCTTTGTCGCATTACGAAAGCTTAA
- the fdh3B gene encoding formate dehydrogenase FDH3 subunit beta, with the protein MATMKFYCDAERCIECNACVTACKNEHDIPWGVNRRRVVTIKDGEQGERSLSVACMHCSDAPCAAVCPVDCFYTTGDGIVLHDKDICIGCGYCFYACPFGAPQFPESSAFSSRGKMDKCTFCAGGPEDDHSSEEYKKYGRNRLSEGKLPLCAEMCSTKALLAGDADVLSDIYRKRIINRGASAFDWGVNFNNTKIQG; encoded by the coding sequence ATGGCTACTATGAAATTTTACTGTGATGCGGAACGTTGTATCGAATGTAATGCCTGCGTAACCGCCTGTAAAAACGAGCATGATATCCCCTGGGGCGTTAACCGCCGACGCGTGGTTACGATCAAGGATGGCGAGCAGGGTGAACGCTCACTTTCGGTCGCATGTATGCACTGCTCCGATGCGCCTTGCGCTGCAGTCTGCCCGGTGGACTGCTTTTACACCACCGGTGACGGCATCGTTTTGCACGACAAGGACATCTGTATCGGCTGCGGTTACTGCTTTTACGCCTGTCCGTTCGGGGCGCCACAATTCCCCGAATCGTCAGCCTTCTCGTCGCGTGGCAAGATGGATAAGTGTACTTTCTGCGCCGGTGGTCCGGAAGATGACCACAGCTCCGAAGAGTACAAAAAGTATGGACGCAACCGGCTTTCAGAGGGTAAGTTGCCGTTGTGCGCAGAGATGTGCTCCACCAAGGCCTTGCTGGCTGGCGATGCAGACGTACTCTCGGATATCTATCGCAAGCGCATCATCAATCGCGGCGCCAGCGCCTTTGACTGGGGTGTTAACTTTAACAACACCAAGATCCAGGGTTAA
- a CDS encoding formate dehydrogenase subunit gamma: MRIHTLIMMVCLVLSVFQVQAADPSVDPPPPPESLLSINPGSELWREVRQRDGVVEGISQVKSPGANVLVNVSGQSWREYRMQELVPIAGAAILIVLVIIAIFRLLRGRIMLENGRSGVKILRFTTSQRAAHWTTAILFVTLGLTGLILLLGRKFLIPLFGAEGFSNIAVAAKFLHDYLGPVFMLALTWLFVLFVRDNIPSPKLDLQWLLKGGGLFGKHASAGRYNAGEKLWFWLATIVGLAVIISGMVLDFPIFGQARATMEFYHWVHSVSAIILIVVSFGHIYMGTAALEATFEVMKTGYCDANWAKEHHDLWYEKVKDSNESAPQSQAQANTDTGQRESADSAY; this comes from the coding sequence GTGAGAATCCATACGTTGATAATGATGGTTTGCCTGGTGTTGTCCGTGTTCCAGGTGCAGGCTGCCGATCCTTCTGTCGATCCTCCTCCCCCACCTGAGAGTTTGCTATCCATTAATCCCGGTTCAGAGCTATGGCGCGAGGTGCGACAGCGTGATGGCGTTGTCGAGGGTATCAGCCAGGTCAAATCACCGGGTGCCAACGTGCTGGTCAACGTGTCGGGCCAATCCTGGCGCGAGTACCGGATGCAGGAACTGGTGCCGATAGCGGGTGCAGCGATTTTGATCGTGCTGGTCATAATCGCGATCTTCCGTTTGTTGCGCGGTCGCATCATGCTCGAGAACGGGCGTTCGGGCGTCAAGATTTTACGTTTTACGACGAGTCAGCGAGCCGCGCACTGGACTACGGCGATTCTTTTCGTGACGCTCGGCCTAACCGGGTTGATCCTGTTGCTGGGTCGCAAATTTCTAATCCCTCTGTTCGGTGCCGAGGGTTTCAGCAATATCGCCGTGGCGGCCAAATTCCTGCATGATTACCTTGGACCCGTCTTCATGTTGGCGCTGACCTGGCTGTTCGTGTTGTTTGTACGCGACAATATTCCATCTCCCAAACTCGACCTGCAGTGGTTGCTGAAAGGCGGTGGATTGTTCGGCAAACACGCCAGTGCCGGTCGCTATAATGCCGGCGAAAAACTCTGGTTCTGGCTGGCGACGATTGTTGGACTTGCGGTGATTATCAGTGGCATGGTGCTCGACTTTCCGATTTTTGGCCAGGCGCGTGCCACGATGGAGTTTTATCACTGGGTGCATAGCGTATCCGCGATAATTCTGATCGTGGTTTCGTTTGGTCATATCTATATGGGCACCGCGGCACTGGAAGCGACTTTTGAAGTCATGAAGACCGGCTACTGTGACGCTAACTGGGCCAAGGAACATCACGACCTGTGGTATGAAAAAGTCAAGGATTCAAATGAATCCGCGCCGCAGAGTCAGGCGCAAGCCAACACCGATACCGGGCAACGCGAATCTGCGGACTCCGCTTACTAG
- a CDS encoding formate dehydrogenase subunit gamma, translating into MPTINPGSELWREIRRRDGSGEFNEVNQGLLVNELLREMRNSQQIQQGISQVGQVDSGVLINAQGKRWALFRMTTLADYSAIAIAAIFVIIVLFFVIRGKVSIEGGLSGNVVKRFSDYERVVHWTLAIVFLFLAITGLILLLGRPLLIPLFGKDFFALLASASKEGHNLFGPLFLVSLIMMLISFGRRNIYEKGDLTWLLKGGGLIGKGHVSGGFFNMGEKTWYWMVILIGLVISISGLILVSPNFGQGRLIMEFTHILHVVSAMILIVVSIGHMYLGSIGSEGALEGMKSGYVDINWAAAHHDRWGKLCREQDLIVSAEEYARLQGQTGSISQPVTEQGK; encoded by the coding sequence GTGCCAACAATAAACCCGGGTAGTGAACTGTGGCGCGAAATACGCCGGCGCGACGGCAGCGGCGAATTCAACGAAGTGAACCAGGGACTGCTGGTCAACGAACTGTTACGCGAAATGCGCAACAGCCAGCAGATACAGCAGGGAATCAGCCAGGTCGGACAGGTCGATAGCGGCGTGCTGATCAATGCCCAGGGCAAACGCTGGGCACTGTTTCGCATGACCACGCTGGCGGATTACAGTGCCATCGCGATTGCGGCCATCTTCGTCATCATCGTTCTGTTTTTCGTTATCCGTGGCAAGGTGTCTATCGAGGGCGGCCTGTCTGGTAACGTGGTCAAACGTTTTAGCGACTACGAGCGCGTCGTGCACTGGACACTGGCGATCGTATTCCTGTTTCTCGCCATTACCGGGTTGATACTGTTGCTGGGCCGCCCGCTGCTGATTCCGCTGTTTGGCAAGGATTTCTTTGCACTATTGGCCTCGGCTAGCAAGGAGGGGCACAACCTGTTTGGCCCACTGTTCCTGGTATCGCTGATCATGATGCTGATCAGTTTCGGGCGACGCAATATTTACGAAAAGGGCGATCTGACCTGGCTGCTCAAGGGCGGTGGCCTGATCGGTAAGGGTCACGTTTCGGGCGGATTTTTCAACATGGGCGAAAAAACCTGGTACTGGATGGTGATTTTGATAGGCCTCGTGATTTCGATCAGCGGTCTGATCCTGGTATCGCCCAATTTCGGGCAGGGCCGACTGATCATGGAGTTCACCCATATCCTGCATGTGGTCAGTGCGATGATATTAATCGTGGTCTCGATCGGCCATATGTATCTCGGCTCGATCGGCAGCGAAGGCGCGCTCGAGGGTATGAAATCCGGCTATGTGGATATCAACTGGGCAGCAGCACATCACGATCGCTGGGGAAAGCTTTGCCGCGAACA